The nucleotide sequence GCGTTCACGATCCGCCCGACGTCCATGAATCGAGGCTATGGAGAAGCGGATTGGGCCGGTAGGGCCGTTGGTCCTCTGGCATGCTGAACGGATGAGCAAGGAAATCGATCCCATCCGGGCGCGCAGCGCACTGGCGGTGATCAGGCAAAACCCTGGGATAGCGCTTTTTGCTGTGTCGCCGCTGATCGCACTGGTGGCCGTGATCTGGGTGTTCGCCGGCGCAGGCTGGGGTATCGCGGTGGCGCTGGCGTCGCTAATTGCCGGCGGAGCCTTCATCGTCCGCAAGCGCTGACGTATGCGTTCGTGGTGGGGCTGGGGGGCGGTCGAAGATGCGCTGACCGAGCGGGAGACCCAGGCCCTGCAGGAGCGGGTCGCTGCCATGTTGCCCGGCCACGACCTGACCGACCACCGCCCACCGGACCCCGACGAACTCGGGTTGCCGGCCCCGCGGATCACCCCGCCGCCGTCGCTGGCCGCGCTGTGTTCGACCGACGCTACCGATCGAGCCGGCCACGCACGCGGTAAGGCGTTTCGCGACGTCGTCCGCAACCTGAAGGGCGACCTGGACCGCGTCCCGGACCTGATCGTCCGGCCGCGCCGCGAACAAGATGTGATCGACGTGCTCGACTGGTGCACGCGCGCGGAGATTCCCGTAATCCCTTACGGCGGAGGCAGTTCGGTGGTCGGCGGGGTCGAGCCGCGCTTCGACGGACCGGCGGTGACCGTGGACGTTTCCGTGATGAGCTCGGTGCTGGACATCGACCGGGTCAGCCGGGCCGCGAGGATTCAGGCCGGCGCCCTCGGCCCGTGGATCGAGCGGCAGCTGCGCCCGCACGGTCTGACGTTGCGGCACTTCCCGCAGTCGTTCGCGTTCTCCAGCCTCGGCGGCTGGCTGGCGACCCGCGCCGGCGGTCACTTCGCCACCCTGTACACCCACATCGACGACCTGACCGAATCGTTGCGGGTTGTCACCCCGTCCGGGGTCAGCGAGTCGCGCCGGTTGCCGGGATCCGGCGCCGGCCCGTCCCCGGACCGGCTGTTCGTCGGCTCCGAGGGCACGCTGGGCGTCATCACCGAGGCGTGGATGCGGCTGCAAGACCGCCCGCGCTGGCAGGTCACCGCCTCGGTGGCGTTCGACGATTGGGCGGTCGCGGTGGCGGCCACGCGGGCGGTCGCGCAGTCCGGGCTCTACCCGGCGAACTGCCGGCTGTTGGATCCGGCCGAAGCGTTCCTGAACGCCGGCACCGCGGTCGGCGGTGGGCTGTTGGTGCTCGCGTTCGAATCGGCCGACCATCCGATCGATCCGTGGCTGGACCGGGCCCTTCAGATCACCGCCGAACACGGCGGCGCGGTGACCGCCCGCCGGAGCCGCGAAACCGCCAGCGAGACAGCCGAACCCAACGATGCGTCGCGGAATTGGCGCTCGTCCTTCCTGCGCATGCCGTATCAGCGCGACGCGCTGGCGCGCCGCGGTGTCATCGCCGAAACATTCGAAACCGCTTGTCCCTGGGACAGATTCGACGAACTGCACACGGCAGTCACCGAGGCCGCGCGCACGGCGATCGAGCGGGTGTGCGGGGCGGGCGTGGTGACCTGCCGGTTCACCCACGTCTACCCGGACGGCCCGGCGCCGTACTACGGCATCTACGCGGGTGGTCGCTGGGGGTCGCTCGACGCGCAGTGGGACGACATCAAAGCCGCCGTGTCCGAGGCGATCAGCACCACCGGCGGCACCATCACCCACCATCACGCCGTGGGTCGCGACCACCGTCCGTGGTATGACCGGCAGCGCCCGGATCCGTTCGCGGCCGCCTTCCGCGCGGCCAAGTCCGTGCTGGACCCGG is from Mycobacterium conspicuum and encodes:
- a CDS encoding FAD-binding oxidoreductase, whose product is MRSWWGWGAVEDALTERETQALQERVAAMLPGHDLTDHRPPDPDELGLPAPRITPPPSLAALCSTDATDRAGHARGKAFRDVVRNLKGDLDRVPDLIVRPRREQDVIDVLDWCTRAEIPVIPYGGGSSVVGGVEPRFDGPAVTVDVSVMSSVLDIDRVSRAARIQAGALGPWIERQLRPHGLTLRHFPQSFAFSSLGGWLATRAGGHFATLYTHIDDLTESLRVVTPSGVSESRRLPGSGAGPSPDRLFVGSEGTLGVITEAWMRLQDRPRWQVTASVAFDDWAVAVAATRAVAQSGLYPANCRLLDPAEAFLNAGTAVGGGLLVLAFESADHPIDPWLDRALQITAEHGGAVTARRSRETASETAEPNDASRNWRSSFLRMPYQRDALARRGVIAETFETACPWDRFDELHTAVTEAARTAIERVCGAGVVTCRFTHVYPDGPAPYYGIYAGGRWGSLDAQWDDIKAAVSEAISTTGGTITHHHAVGRDHRPWYDRQRPDPFAAAFRAAKSVLDPAGILNPGVLLDP